In Mycteria americana isolate JAX WOST 10 ecotype Jacksonville Zoo and Gardens chromosome 23, USCA_MyAme_1.0, whole genome shotgun sequence, a single window of DNA contains:
- the ERLIN2 gene encoding erlin-2: MAQLGAIAALSLSFLAAAFLSAIHKIEEGHIGVYYRGGALLTSTSGPGFHLMLPFITSYKSVQTTLQTDEVKNVPCGTSGGVMIYFDRIEVVNFLIQSAVYDIVKNYTADYDKALIFNKIHHELNQFCSVHTLQEVYIELFDQIDENLKLALQQDLTTMAPGLIIQAVRVTKPNIPETIRRNYELMESEKTKLLIAAQKQKVVEKEAETERKKALIEAEKIAQVAEITYGQKVMEKETEKRISEIEDAAFLAREKARADAECYTAMKVAEANKLKLTPEYLQLMKYKAIAANSKIYFGKDIPNMFMDYAGSQTKFAEGLAEGIQEEDGAGTSEDTKRLHNVN; this comes from the exons ATGGCCCAGCTGGGCGCCATCGCGGCGCTCTCCCTCAGCTTCCTCGCCGCCGCCTTCCTCTCGGCCATCCACAAGATCGAGGAGGGGCACATCGGCGTCTACTACCG CGGCGGGGCGTTGCTGACCTCCACCAGCGGGCCCGGCTTCCACCTCATGCTGCCCTTCATCACGTCCTACAAGTCagtgcag ACCACGCTGCAGACGGATGAGGTGAAAAATGTCCCGTGTGGTACCAG tggaGGAGTGATGATTTATTTTGACAGAATCGAGGTGGTGAATTTCCTCATCCAGAGTGCAG TATACGACATAGTGAAGAACTACACCGCTGACTATGACAAAGCTCTCATCTTCAACAAGATTCACCATGAGCTGAACCAGTTCTGCAGTGTCCACACGCTGCAGGAGGTCTACATTGAGCTGTTTG ATCAGATTGATGAAAACCTTAAACTGGCCTTGCAGCAAGACCTAACTACAATGGCCCCTGGATTAATTATACAG GCAGTTCGAGTTACAAAGCCAAACATCCCTGAAACAATCCGGAGGAATTATGAGCTCAT GGAGAGTGAGAAGACAAAGCTGCTGAttgcagcacagaagcagaaggTGGTGGAGAAGGAAGcggagacagaaaggaagaaagcccTCATCG aggcagaaaaaattGCACAAGTTGCTGAAATAACTTATGGGCAGAAAGTGATGGAAAAGGAAACGGAGAAGCGAATTTCAGAGATTGAAG atGCTGCATTTCTTGCAAGAGAGAAGGCAAGAGCTGATGCTGAATGCTACACTGCTATGAAAGTAGCCGAGGCTAACAAG cTGAAGTTAACTCCTGAGTACTTGCAGCTGATGAAATACAAGGCTATCGCAGCAAACAGCAAGATATATTTTGGCAAAGATATTCCCAACATGTTCATGGACTATGCGGGAAGCCAGACCAAATTTGCAGAGGGACTGGCAGAAGGAATCCAAGAAGAGGATGGGGCAGGAACTAGTGAGGACACAAAACGACTTCATAACGtcaactga
- the PLPBP gene encoding pyridoxal phosphate homeostasis protein isoform X1, producing MWRAGMAAGDGLGPALRAVTEQVQQAAARRPQGLPAVQPRLVAVSKTKPAEMVIDAYSHGQRSFGENYVQELLEKASDSRILSSCPEIKWHFIGHLQKNNVNKLIAVPNLFMLETVDSVKLADRVNSSWQKKGSSQKLKVMVQVNTSGEDSKHGLPPGDTTAAVEHVINKCPSLEFVGLMTIGSIGHDLSKGPNPDFQMLLSLRQEVCEKLNLPVEKVELSMGMSTDFQHAIEVGSTNVRIGSTIFGERDYSNKAVGGKAPAETKGKTETLTVQGH from the exons atGTGGAGAGCGGGCATGGCCGCCGGGGACGGGCTGGGCCCGGCGCTGCGGGCCGTCACCGAGCAGGTGCAGCAGGCGGCAGCGCGGAGGCCGCAG GGGCTCCCGGCCGTGCAGCCGCGGCTGGTGGCCGTCAGCAAGACGAAGCCGGCAGAGATGGTGATCGACGCCTACAGCCATGGGCAGCGCAGCTTCGGGGAGAACTAC GTTCAAGAGTTGCTAGAAAAGGCATCAGACTCCAGA ATTCTGTCATCTTGTCCAGAGATTAAGTGGCATTTTATTGGCCATCTGCAGAAAAACAATGTCAACAAGTTAATCG CTGTCCCTAACCTGTTCATGTTGGAAACAGTGGATTCTGTGAAACTGGCAGACAGAGTCAACAGCTCATGGCAGAAAAAAGGGTCGTCTCAGAAGCTGAAGGTCATGGTGCAAGTTAACACGAGTGGAGAAGACA GTAAGCATGGCCTTCCTCCCGGAGACACCACGGCTGCTGTGGAGCACGTCATCAACAAGTGTCCGAGCCTGGAGTTTGTGGGGCTGATGACGATCGGCAGCATCGGGCATGACCTTAGTAAGGGGCCAAATCCCGACTTCCAG ATGCTGCTGTCTTTGCGGCAAGAAGTGTGTGAAAAGCTGAACCTCCCCGTTGAGAAGGTGGAGCTGAGCATGGGCATGTCCACAGACTTCCAGCATGCA ATAGAGGTTGGATCCACAAACGTCAGGATCGGAAGCACTATTTTTGGAGAGCGAGATTATTCCAACAAAGCAGTCGGTGGCAAGGCCCCTGCTGAAACTAAAGGCAAAACGGAGACCTTGACAGTGCAGGGTCattag
- the PLPBP gene encoding pyridoxal phosphate homeostasis protein isoform X2, with the protein MWRAGMAAGDGLGPALRAVTEQVQQAAARRPQVQELLEKASDSRILSSCPEIKWHFIGHLQKNNVNKLIAVPNLFMLETVDSVKLADRVNSSWQKKGSSQKLKVMVQVNTSGEDSKHGLPPGDTTAAVEHVINKCPSLEFVGLMTIGSIGHDLSKGPNPDFQMLLSLRQEVCEKLNLPVEKVELSMGMSTDFQHAIEVGSTNVRIGSTIFGERDYSNKAVGGKAPAETKGKTETLTVQGH; encoded by the exons atGTGGAGAGCGGGCATGGCCGCCGGGGACGGGCTGGGCCCGGCGCTGCGGGCCGTCACCGAGCAGGTGCAGCAGGCGGCAGCGCGGAGGCCGCAG GTTCAAGAGTTGCTAGAAAAGGCATCAGACTCCAGA ATTCTGTCATCTTGTCCAGAGATTAAGTGGCATTTTATTGGCCATCTGCAGAAAAACAATGTCAACAAGTTAATCG CTGTCCCTAACCTGTTCATGTTGGAAACAGTGGATTCTGTGAAACTGGCAGACAGAGTCAACAGCTCATGGCAGAAAAAAGGGTCGTCTCAGAAGCTGAAGGTCATGGTGCAAGTTAACACGAGTGGAGAAGACA GTAAGCATGGCCTTCCTCCCGGAGACACCACGGCTGCTGTGGAGCACGTCATCAACAAGTGTCCGAGCCTGGAGTTTGTGGGGCTGATGACGATCGGCAGCATCGGGCATGACCTTAGTAAGGGGCCAAATCCCGACTTCCAG ATGCTGCTGTCTTTGCGGCAAGAAGTGTGTGAAAAGCTGAACCTCCCCGTTGAGAAGGTGGAGCTGAGCATGGGCATGTCCACAGACTTCCAGCATGCA ATAGAGGTTGGATCCACAAACGTCAGGATCGGAAGCACTATTTTTGGAGAGCGAGATTATTCCAACAAAGCAGTCGGTGGCAAGGCCCCTGCTGAAACTAAAGGCAAAACGGAGACCTTGACAGTGCAGGGTCattag
- the ZNF703 gene encoding zinc finger protein 703, with protein sequence MSGAPGGPRPRTPPSRGAAGAPSPRPPPADPLRQASRLPIRVLKMLSAHGGHLLHPEYLQPLSSTPVSPIELDAKKSPLALLAQTCSQIGKPDPPPSSKLNAVASAGLPAAEKEPAARPTALKPPGGGDAPPEDKSSFKPYSKGGAEPRKEGGPDKAGFRVPSAACPPFPPHAAASPGGSRGASPQHAEPKGAEEKKEPEAGKPSPEGTGGGLGRGAAESGAHGEPPSGRKSEPPALPPAGHVAPVSPYKPGHSVFPLPPSSIGYHGSIVGAYAGYPSQFVPGLDPTKPGLVGSQLPGALGLPGKPPSSSPLTGASPPSFMQGLCRDPYCLSYHSASHLGSSNCSSCVHDPGSLKSGYPLVYPTHPLHSVHTTLSSSGTPSLPGHPLYTYGFMLQNDPLPHICNWVSASGPCDKRFATSEELLTHLRTHTALPGAEKLLAGYPTSGLGSAASCHLHLPPAAPGSPNTLPASLSLRSPHTLGLNRYHPYGKSHLPTAGALPVPSLPAAGPYYSPYALYGQRLTSASALGYQ encoded by the exons ATGAGCGGTGCCCCCGGCGGGCCCCGGCCGAGGACCCCGCCGAGCCGCGGAGCCGCGGGCGCCCCgtcgccccggccgccccccgccgacCCGCTGCGCCAGGCCAGCCGGCTGCCCATCCGCGTCCTGAAGATGCTCAGCGCCCACGGCGGCCACCTCCTGCACCCCGAGTACCTCCAGCCGCTCTCCTCCACGCCCGTCAGCCCCATCGAG CTGGACGCCAAGAAGAGCCCGCTGGCGCTGCTGGCCCAGACCTGCTCGCAGATCGGCAAGCCCGACCCGCCGCCCTCCTCCAAGCTGAACGCCGTGGCCTCCGCCGGGCTGCCGGCCGCCGAGAAGgagcccgccgcccgccccaccgCCCTGAAgccgccgggcggcggggacgcGCCGCCCGAGGACAAGTCCAGCTTCAAGCCCTACTCGaagggcggcgcggagccgcgcAAGGAGGGCGGCCCGGACAAGGCCGGCTTTCGGGTGCCCAGCGCCGCTTGCCCGCCGTTCCCCCCGcacgccgccgcctcgcccggcggctcccgcggcgCCTCGCCGCAGCACGCCGAGCCCAAGGGCGCCGAGGAGAAGAAGGAGCCCGAGGCGGGCAAGCCCAGCCCCGAGGGGacgggcggggggctggggcgcggggcggcggagTCCGGGGCGCACGGCGAGCCCCCCTCGGGCCGCAAGTCGgagccccccgccctgccgcccgCCGGCCATGTGGCCCCCGTCTCGCCCTACAAGCCGGGCCACTCCGTCTTCCCCCTGCCGCCCTCCAGCATCGGCTACCACGGCTCCATCGTCGGCGCCTACGCCGGCTACCCGTCCCAGTTCGTGCCCGGGCTGGACCCCACCAAGCCGGGCCTGGTGGGCAGCCAGCTGCCGggggcgctggggctgccgggcAAGCCGCCCAGCTCCAGCCCGCTCACCGGGGCCTCGCCACCCTCCTTCATGCAGGGATTATGCCGGGACCCGTATTGCCTGAGCTACCACAGCGCCTCGCACCTGGGCTCCAGCAACTGCTCCAGCTGCGTGCACGACCCCGGCAGCCTGAAGAGCGGATACCCCTTGGTGTACCCCACGCACCCCCTGCACTCGGTGCACACCACGCTCTCCTCCAGCggcacccccagcctgcccggCCACCCCCTCTACACCTACGGCTTCATGCTGCAGAACGACCCCCTGCCCCACATATGCAACTGGGTGTCTGCCAGCGGACCCTGCGACAAGAGGTTTGCCACCTCGGAGGAGCTGCTCACCCACCTACGGACTCACACGGCCCTGCCGGGGGCGGAAAAACTCTTGGCGGGTTACCCTACCTCCGGGCTGGGCTCCgcagcctcctgccacctccacctcccgcccgccgcccccgggagCCCCAACACGTTACCCGCCTCCCTCTCCTTGAGGAGCCCACACACTTTGGGACTAAACAGGTACCACCCCTACGGCAAGAGCCATTTGCCCACGGCCGGTGCCCTGCCGGTGCCCTCCTTGCCGGCCGCCGGACCTTACTACTCTCCATACGCGCTCTACGGCCAAAGACTAACTTCAGCTTCTGCACTGGGATATCAGTAA